A section of the Clostridium felsineum DSM 794 genome encodes:
- a CDS encoding PP2C family protein-serine/threonine phosphatase, with product MEIVVGAVSDKGNVKPTNQDNFLVKIYENNNQDIGLFVMCDGMGGLSFGEVASSISVKSFKEWFDKNYERVINEKDENQIINFMVKVIEVVNKKIREYGEKELAKVGTTISALLLCKDKYYIVHVGDSRIYKINKEIKQLTEDHTLVAMNVKNNIMTEDEAKSSARKNILTQCVGVKENIEVFKQYGRINKNDVFILCCDGLYNKFEEKELYDEIKKIKNAIDNDVLQNTAQEFVNRVKERGEKDNISVIIVGFVSDEGFIEKLKKHVGF from the coding sequence ATGGAAATTGTAGTAGGTGCTGTAAGCGATAAAGGAAATGTAAAGCCAACTAATCAAGATAATTTCTTAGTTAAGATTTATGAGAATAATAATCAGGATATTGGTTTATTTGTTATGTGTGATGGAATGGGAGGGCTTTCTTTTGGAGAAGTAGCTAGTTCTATTTCAGTTAAATCTTTCAAAGAATGGTTTGATAAAAATTATGAAAGAGTAATAAATGAAAAAGATGAAAATCAAATAATAAATTTTATGGTAAAAGTTATAGAGGTTGTTAATAAAAAAATCAGGGAATATGGTGAAAAAGAATTAGCCAAAGTTGGTACAACCATATCGGCATTATTACTTTGTAAGGATAAATATTATATTGTTCATGTTGGAGACAGTAGAATATACAAAATAAATAAAGAAATAAAGCAGCTAACGGAGGATCATACCTTAGTAGCTATGAACGTAAAAAATAATATTATGACAGAAGATGAAGCTAAAAGCAGTGCCAGGAAAAATATACTTACACAATGTGTTGGGGTTAAAGAAAATATCGAAGTTTTTAAGCAGTATGGAAGGATAAATAAAAATGATGTTTTCATTCTTTGCTGTGATGGTCTTTATAATAAGTTTGAAGAAAAAGAGTTGTATGATGAAATAAAAAAAATTAAAAATGCTATAGATAATGACGTACTTCAAAATACTGCACAGGAGTTTGTAAATAGGGTTAAAGAAAGAGGAGAAAAGGACAACATATCAGTAATAATAGTTGGATTTGTATCTGATGAAGGTTTTATAGAAAAATTAAAAAAACATGTTGGATTTTAG